In Panthera tigris isolate Pti1 chromosome C1, P.tigris_Pti1_mat1.1, whole genome shotgun sequence, the following proteins share a genomic window:
- the WDFY1 gene encoding WD repeat and FYVE domain-containing protein 1 isoform X2 has protein sequence MASPCSAMAYHHDSRRIFVGQDNGAVMEFHVSEDFNKMNFIKTYPAHQNRVSAIIFSVAAEWVISTGHDKCVSWMCTRSGNMLGRHFFTSWASCLQYDYDTQYAFVGDYSGQITLLKLEQNSCSVITTLKGHEGSIACLWWDPIQRLLFSGASDNSIIMWDIGGRKGRTLLLQGHHDRVQSLCYLQLTRQLVSCSSDGGIAVWNMDVSREEAPQWLESDSCQKCEQPFFWNIKQMWDTKTLGLRQHHCRKCGQAVCAKCSSKRSSYPVMGFEFQVRVCDSCYDSIKDEDRTSLATFHEGKHNITHMSMDVARGLMVTCGTDRIVKIWDMTPVVGCSLATGFSPC, from the exons CTCCTTGCTCTGCTATGGCTTACCATCACGACAGCAGACGGATATTTGTGGGCCAGGATAATGGAGCCGTCATG GAATTTCatgtttctgaagattttaataaaatgaactttATCAAGACTTACCCAG CTCATCAGAACCGAGTGTCTGCGATTATCTTCAGCGTGGCTGCCGAGTGGGTGATCAGCACCGGCCACGACAAGTGCGTCAGCTGGATGTGCACCCGCAGCGGGAACATGCTCGGGAGGCACTTCTTCACTTCCTGGGCTTCGTGTTTACA ATATGATTACGATACTCAGTATGCTTTTGTTGGCGATTACTCTGGGCAGATCACCCTGCTGAAGCTTGAACAGAACTCCTGTTCAGTTATTACAACCCTCAAAGGACATGAAG GTAGCATCGCCTGCCTCTGGTGGGACCCTATTCAGCGGTTACTCTTCTCGGGAGCCTCTGACAACAGCATCATCATGTGGGACATCGGAGGAAGGAAAGGCCGCACACTGCTGCTGCAGGGCCACCA TGACAGGGTGCAGTCCCTGTGTTACCTTCAGCTCACAAGGCAGCTCGTCTCCTGTTCGTCGGATGGCGGAATCGCAGTGTGGAACATGGACGTTAGCAGAGAGGAG GCTCCTCAGTGGTTAGAGAGCGATTCTTGTCAGAAATGCGAGCAGCCCTTTTTCTGGAACATAAAACAGATGTGGGACACAAAGACGCTGGGGTTGAGACAG caTCACTGCAGGAAGTGCGGGCAGGCTGTCTGCGCCAAGTGCAGCAGCAAGCGCTCCAGCTACCCCGTCATGGGCTTCGAGTTCCAAGTCCGCGTGTGCGATTCCTGCTACGACTCCATCAAAGACGAGGA TCGGACTTCTCTAGCAACCTTCCATGAAGGAAAGCATAACATTACCCACATGTCCATGGACGTTGCCAGGGGACTGATGGTGACCTGTGGGACCGACCGCATCGTAAAG ATTTGGGACATGACGCCTGTGGTGGGCTGCAGTCTGGCAACTGGGTTTTCTCCGTGTTGA